In Humulus lupulus chromosome 7, drHumLupu1.1, whole genome shotgun sequence, the following are encoded in one genomic region:
- the LOC133789518 gene encoding uncharacterized protein LOC133789518 has translation MTLSLFRSVVEGIVTRRIILLYATTWTVLLTVTVAVASFAPEIAYVMAITPSSSFSKACNSKGLVRIPLSDPMEVLCFPSHMVKRSRIDFFVPTVFAALVVAGSACVVRSFGLYGG, from the coding sequence ATGACTCTATCGTTATTTCGATCTGTGGTGGAGGGAATCGTAACTCGGCGGATAATTCTTCTGTACGCAACGACGTGGACGGTTCTGTTAACGGTCACGGTAGCGGTGGCGTCGTTTGCACCGGAAATCGCATACGTGATGGCGATAACGCCGTCGTCATCGTTTTCCAAGGCCTGTAATTCGAAAGGGTTGGTAAGAATACCACTGAGCGATCCAATGGAGGTGCTATGCTTCCCATCCCATATGGTAAAGAGGTCCAGGATAGATTTCTTCGTCCCTACAGTCTTCGCCGCTCTTGTTGTGGCCGGTTCCGCTTGCGTTGTTCGTTCTTTTGGCTTATATGGTGGTTGA